From a region of the Lactuca sativa cultivar Salinas chromosome 4, Lsat_Salinas_v11, whole genome shotgun sequence genome:
- the LOC111908872 gene encoding uncharacterized protein LOC111908872 translates to MVEIFTPGSITTWQKMREEFIDQFYPPSKIAKLKKEIANFEQLPGESLYEAWERYKGLIRNCPQNDLNVQQEVSIFYDGVNVTTRQLLDSQGPLTKKAPAVIKTLVEEFSKHSREYHNLRNDTARGVDNSVSDDMAAMMAKLESMDRRMTKMDQSIHAIRVGCDNCSGPHLTKDCDLDENDNWKVQVCYSSGDRFDDDWRKPKKEWLPYDEYKKEKEEKYRKKACGFYQKEEPAQEKKKDLEAMLTRFVSASEKRHDESDAAIRDQQKMVKEHQTMMMDQQALLRNQQASILNIEKQLGQLAKQFNERTPGGLPSDTEKNPKGAHINIVTTRSGKIVTPLTPIPSTDQKEAKEKDQENPNSPTVDKTR, encoded by the coding sequence ATGGTTGAAATCTTTACCCCCGGATCCATTACAACATGGCAAAAGATGCGTGAGGAGTTCATTGACCAGTTTTATCCACCTTCTAAGATTGCAAAATTGAAGAAAGAAATTGCTAACTTTGAGCAATTGCCGGGAGAATCACTCTATGAGGCGTGGGAAAGATATAAGGGGTTAATAAGAAATTGCCCTCAAAATGACCTAAACGTCCAACAAGAGGTTTCTATCTTTTATGATGGCGTGAACGTCACAACTAGGCAATTATTAGACTCCCAAGGACCCCTCACGAAGAAAGCACCAGCTGTCATTAAAACATTAGTGGAAGAATTCTCCAAACATTCAAGAGAATACCATAATCTAAGGAACGATACAGCTAGAGGCGTGGATAACTCAGTTTCCGATGACATGGCAGCAATGATGGCCAAACTAGAAAGTATGGATCGTAGGATGACAAAGATGGATCAATCCATCCATGCCATAAGGGTGGGTTGTGACAATTGTAGCGGTCCCCATCTTACTAAGGATTGCGATCTTGATGAGAACGACAACTGGAAGGTACAAGTTTGTTATTCGAGTGGCGATAGGTTTGATGATGATTGGCGAAAGcccaagaaggaatggctcccctACGACGAGTACAAGAAGGAAAAGGAGGAAAAGTATAGGAAAAAAGCATGCGGGTTTTATCAAAAAGAAGAACCGGCGCAAGAGAAGAAAAAGGATCTTGAAGCTATGTTAACTCGATTCGTTAGTGCTTCCGAGAAAAGGCACGACGAATCcgatgcagccattagagatcAACAAAAGATGGTGAAGGAGCACCAAACCATGATGATGGATCAACAAGCTCTGCTCCGGAATCAGCAAGCTTCAATCTTGAATATTGAAAAACAGCTTGGGCAACTTGCCAAGCAATTCAACGAAAGAACACCAGGCGGGCTTCCTAGTGACACGGAAAAAAATCCAAAGGGAGCGCATATTAACATAGTGACAACAAGGAGTGGGAAGATAGTCACACCCCTCACTCCAATCCCAAGTACAGATCAAAAAGAGGCAAAAGAAAAAGATCAAGAAAATCCGAATTCGCCAACAGTAGAtaaaactcgttga